AATTTCCATCAAACCCTTAACAATTTCAAATATCGTATCGTTTAGTAAAGAGTTAGCCAGGCCGGATAACAATTCGTAAGGAAGTCGCATTTGATATTTCGGGGGAAGTTCACCAGCCATATGTTGCAGTTGCTCTACTAAAAAATATAGCTTTCTTTGTAAATCTTGAGGAGTTGGAGTAGCAGTAGCTACGTCCATATTGTTTCGTTATTAGCGTACGAAAAACCTTTAAAATCCTCTATCACGGAGATACGGAATAATGTGGATAAGTATCGTTGTCATAGCCACTGCCTGAATTAGCCTTGGTCAAGTATCCTAAAAATTATAATTCCATCGCCATAATCACTGATTCGTATCGTACGTGTACGCATGCATGGTGACTCTGTGACTACTCGAATCGCATCATCTTTGAACATAAATCACATCCACTATTAGCTGTTATTTGGTAGCTAATTTTCTATTCTTGCTCGACATTacttatacatacatatttacaTACGATACAATCTCTATTGTACATAAATATCACTGATCTATACGTATATCTGGATACGGTTTATAGGACTTTCTCGTCTTCTTTGTGTTTGATCCAGTTTGTTGATGTGCGCCATCTTGTAAGCAAAGAGAATTAAATAGGATAGAGGCGAAAGTGCTGTGGTTCACTTTTGCAGCGCCATCTGCTATTTGAGAAATCGAAGTAAATATTCGAGTTTTATGAGTTGATTTCCCTTCTTGTATTTTTCTTATGCATGCCGACGGAAACCCACCCCACGCGTCCCCGCGACGCTCGTGTATGCCATTTGTGATCAAACTATTGTGAGCGGTTGATCATCGCAATATTTTTGGTCTTTTATCCTTAAAAGTATACAAAAATGCcaaacatatgtatgtatgtatctagAACTTTACATAATAAAATTTGGTCTTAAACTTTATTGTGAAGCGAACCGTCAGaaggggtactgaggattggactgTTTTCGGGGTGCGGGGTAAGGGGACGGATGAATAGTTCGGTTTCTGAAATGCTAGGAGCGCTGCGAAACGAGCCACACTTTTTAACATAGGGCTCTTATGGAACCTTCCGCTCTATCTAATCTTCTTTGCTAGGGATAATATACAGAGTACGTGTATGTACATAAACGATTCACACAAGTGCCGACATGTATACAGCTATAAACTATATGTTCAGCATTTTTCTGATCGGAACTTGGCACTGATTTATGATTTCTGTCTCGTGTTTTCTACGAGATATACTATTTTGTATCAAAGAATACTATATACAAAAGATACCTTAGCACTACTGACTTTGATTAGATGGCACATATGCCTTATTTTAAAAGATGGCGCGATTCATGTAGTCACAAAAGTTTAGGCTgtgtcgtatatatatatatatgtgtgtgtgtgtacttTGTCAATGATCGTTCTACTTCTACTCGTTTAGCCAGCGTCCAGTTGGCTCCTCGCGACCATTCGATTCAGTAGTGTACGCGATCGACCAGTCCATTTATACCTATTGATACGCGGTTTTCGATCGAAGCTGTAGTTTGCTCGTGCGAGACGTCTGCGACATAACAAATATGGCGTATCGTGGTGTGAAAGGTTCTGATCCGTTCGTTTCGAAAACGTCGCGAAATGAGCGTTTCGCTCAAATGTCGAAGCAGGAACAAATTATTCAGCAGAAAAAACTCGAAATACAGGCAAAGATGCAAGAACAAAAAGCAAAAGAAGCTGTGGAAAGTATGAAAAAGACGAGCGCGGTAGTCCCCAATTCGATATCAAATAAAGTTAGCTCTATCAAGTAAGTAACAGTTGCCAGACTTTTTCGCTAATTCGAAGCTTATCGTTGAATGCAAATACTGTAAGATAGTTGGAAACACGTACTCGTTTTACATTATTTCGAAATCATTATCCATCAATTGGTTATGTGCGCGTGTCAATGACATCAATTTATTGTTAGCTGGTAGTTTCAGTTTACGCTGAGAATGAAGTCAACAAAAAGTTCTATTAATCATTCCACGTTATCGTTAGCATTGTATTCAGATTTGTATTAGAAAATTCGATCTTTTCTATTGCAGAAAACAAGAAGAGAAATCAGTTGTTTCGCAGACAGTTAATCTGTTCGCAAATGATGGCAGTTTTCTGGACCAATTCAAAAAGATTGCAAGCAACAAAGGATCAGGGAGAACAGAATCATCGTTCTCTACAAAATCTGAGGAGAAAAGGGAGAATAAAAGCGACGAAGATgcaaaagaaaaagagagaagaAGAAACAACGATAAGAATAGAGATTGGGAGAATAGAAGGGATCGTAGAAGAGGAGATACTCGATGGGAAAAAAATTCCAACAAAAGGCACAGTTCGTCCTCGAGTCCTTCTCCTACCAGACGTCCAGCATCTCGAAGCCCAGAAACTCGACGTTCCTTTACTCAGTTACCTTCCAACATACAACGCATGCAACACAGTCAGCAACAGGGTTTCGTGTCCCGTAATGGAAATCCATCTCTTGTTCCATCTCTGGTCTCTCAATCTATAATGCATCTGACAGGCATTCCACCACCTAATATGAGGAACTTAGTAACGAACGTTCCTCCTCCAAATTTAACGAGAATGCCTCCACCTAAGAATATGTCCAACGCTTATCTCGGTATAGACGATCGAACCGGGGATCCGAGGATACAAATATCATCGCCTCACACGATACATCCACCTCCTCCTGTCCAGATTGTTCCACACAATACCAATATACCTCCACCAAATATGCACGTCTCTCGAACAATACCACCTAATCTACAAAATTTACCACCTCCACCACTACCGCATCCTTCGGTATCTTCCTCCTCTTCGTCGTTGTCATCGTTGACGTCCTTGTCATCTTCTGTTCCTGTTTGTCCTTCTTCATCCTCTTCCACTTGTTCCACTCCTTCTTCTTCTCTCACTTCGTCATCTTTGGCGTCGTCATCGTCCTCGTCATTAACATCATCATCTTCATCATCGTCGACGTCGTCGTCGTTGTCATCGTTGTCGacgtcatcatcatcatcatcatcatcatcatcgacGTCATtgttgtcgtcgtcgtcgtcgtcgtcgtcgtcgtcgttgtcgtcgtcatcgttgtcatcgtcgtcgtcgtcgtcatccTCCTCctcgtcatcatcatcatcatcatcgacGACTTCATTCCGATCGCCATCTGCATCGTCAACGCCTGTGGCGTCAGTTACACAGCAACACGTAATTTCGAGCGGACGACAATGCGGTATTCCGCCTCCCGCAACTCTACAACCTACGAATTTACCACCGCCGAATATTCCTCCTCCCAATTTATTATCAACGATCACACAAATACCGCCGAGCATGATGCCGATTCCAAACTCGCAAACTAACCACCAGACAATCGTCGTCAGTCTACCGAACGCGTCGAATATGTCGAACGTTCCTCCGCTGAACGTGATACCATCTGTGATGTCAGCACCACCTCCGGTTCACGGTGTtccttcaaacataaattcggTTCCACCaccaaatttgaatattccacCGCCAAATATACCGCCACCTCCCATCATTCAAAATACTGGTCCAACGCCTCCTCCAATGATATCAACTACGTATCCTCTTCCTAATCGAGTGACACAGGTACCACCACTGGGACCTCCTAACATTCAAGTGCCACCACCGGTGAGGCCACCCATGGCCGATCTACAAGCTACCGACCAGCTAGGTACGACATGTCGATTATTTTCAACCATTTCTTCTTTTCGACGTATCGCCGCGTAACGGTCTTTTTCTACAAAGAAGAACAATATATCCTCGCTCGTTCGAAACATCGAAGCGGTTTAAACGTcgtgtgtgcgcgcgcgcgaTACGCCGAACACGAGACGTGTGGGCGAACGTGAGATACGTGAAAGCGTATCTGTCGAAACTATTCGTGTAATATCTACGATACAGAAACACAAATAAAGTTTTAGCGTTGTTACGCATGTCTGACAAAGGCTTCTAAGTGTGTCCCGTAGAGGCTGAGCAGCTGGCACGCATCGTCGCTGACTGCGGGGATGAAATCGAACAGGAAGCGCGAGAGAAGAATGCTCAAGATCCTAAATTATGGTAACTACTGTCCTCACTGGTCCCCGTCTCATTCGCACTCCTTAACGCGGCGCTCATGCTTCATCTTATTCCGATCCGTTTGCTCATACCAAGTCTTTCGATCTCTCACCCGTCTCCATTCTGGTTTCTTCACTTTTACGTAAAGTAGTAGAGCAACAGCAGCAGAAGCAGCagaagcagcagcagcagcagcagcagcaacaacaactacaacagcagcagcagcagcagcagtagtTGTAGTAGTAGTTGTAGTAGCGGTAGTAGTAGTATTAGtggtgatggtggtggtggtggtagtaGCAGTAGTCGTATTAGTAGTAGTAAcagtaatagtagtagtagtactagtagtagtagtagtagtggcaatagtagtagtagtagtagtagtagtagtagtagtagtagtagtagtagtagtagtagtaatagtagtagtagtagtagtagtagtagtagtagcagtagtagtagtagtatagTAGTAGTATATTCGTCATTCGAAACGAATAACTCGACAATTTTATTTTAGATCATTTTCATTTGAATATTCGATGATTTACAATTTCGTTGACTTCGATAACGTATTGTTCGTGAAAATATCACTATCAGTCGAATCGATTTTCAGTGAAAATCGATGTTACCTCAAGTTTTCTCGTAGAATTATACATACGTAGGTAGTTGTATTTTCGTTACGAGTAGAATACGGATCGTTTTACACtttcctgttattcgttttCCTGTATCGACATTTTCTTCTTTCCCCCTTTCTTTATCTTCTTTCTTTCGTTCTGTAACTACAAAACCTAATCTCGGAGAATATATTGCTCTACAGAGTCTTAAGTACTGTTTTAATCAAGGTTTCTGCATCAAAAGCAAAGTGCAGCGTATATGCAGTACAGGGGGCTAGTTGCCAAGTTACGTGCTGAGAAGACGGTTAAAGAAATCAAAGACAGTGGCGCGGAACTATATTGTCCAGAAGATGCTCTTAGCGATAATGAAGATGGCGAGCAAGACCATGTCAACAAACACGTTTCTTTCGAAGGTAAACAAGACATTCGATTAAGTCGTATCTAAGAAAGTAAAAGTAGTAAgagaaaagaagagaaaaaaatAAATGATAATTCCATAGATCAATCGAAAGAGGAAAACAAAGAGGAACGTAAACGGAAAAGGCGTAGTCGTTGGGGCGATCCGGACAGCAGGATAATCATACCGGAAGTGAACATGTTATCCGTGCGCAAACAAAGCGGTGGCTTGTCGCAACCAGGCATCGCGATTCCCGGTCAAATCGGACAAGCAGCAGTTATAATTCCATCGGCTGCAAAGGTGCAACAAACAAAAGCAAAGAATCCTATGTTGACGAAAGTTTCGCGGAACGACCCTGCGTTGATACAGTACGCCCGACAAACTTTCGGTACGTTGGATCTTACCGAAGAACAATGGAAAAAAGCGGAGGATCATTACAAGGTAACTTTTCGAATTCGTATTAAAGTTCACATTCTAAGTCTTTCCTCGTACGATCCATGTCCCTTCCTAATTTATCGTTCTGTCCTCAGATAAATCTTCTCTATCAAAATTTATTGAAAAAACGGGAAGAGTTGAAACGATTGGAGGCGCAAGGAAAACACAAATACGAGTATGACAGTGACGAGGAAACTGAAGGCGGTACCTGGGAACATAAACTTAGATCCGCCGAAATGGAGGCTACTCAAATGTGGGCAGAAGAATTGACCGCTCAAGCAGAGGGAAAACATCATATCGGAGACTTTTTACCACCGGATGAATTGAAAAAATTCATGGAACAATACAACGCAGTCAAACAAGGAAAGGAACCCGATTTGAGCGATTACAAAGAGTACAAGCTAAAGGAAGACAACATAGGTGCGTCATGAACTAAACAGTAGGAGCAGCGTCGTGAACTAAACAGTTTATGTCATTCGCGCAACTGTCAAACTTatcgtttcattttttttttctttcgagAACGCTTTCAACGAATCATTCGATCATTTTAACTGACAAATGTTTCGTTTTGTAGGATTTCAAATGTTGCAAAAACTCGGATGGAGCGAAGGACAAGGCTTGGGTAGCGAAGGCAACGGTCGTACCGAACCTATCAATAAGTAATTCGAATTTTTTAACTACACCGCTCTTATAAATTTATCCGTATATTCtactaatatttaaaaaatttttgacgTCACAGAGCGACCAACAGATTCGATAGCGCTGGTTTGGGTTCAGAAAAACCGGATGGTGTGTCTAGGGATGACGACGAGTTCGATGCTTATAGGAAGAGAATGATGCTCGCCTATAGATTCAGGCCTAATCCATTGGTAACGACCCATTTTCAGTTATTAACGTAATCGAACGAATCATGTTCGCTCAACAAAAGTGCTAGTATGACTAACttgaaattttctttttctttttcttcagaACAATCCTCGGAGGCCATATTATTGAGAGATATtctgtgtgtgtatgtgtatgAGAGGGTGAAagaaagagagcgagagagaaagagagagagagagagagagagagagtgaaagAAAGATCAGTAGATCGTATTTATGGCATTATATATCTAAATAGATTTTCTATTCTATCACAGAATAAATAgtcattattttgtatatttgaaataaTGTAAGCGTATAGAAAATTACGCTAAAAAGATGTTATCTGCTCGAAGAAGAATGAAAGGGAGACTGCAGTGTAATTCAATaaatgaaatctcaatcttgtTTCTAGATTTGTACGCATTTACGATATTCTTCCCTCACACGCATTTCATTGTATGGTTTGAAGCTCGTGCTCTCGTAAAAGTCTTCGCATCGTAACGGAATGTTTAAATATCGTATCGATTGTTTTTGTTTCCAGCAAGGTTAAATCTTAAAATTGGAAATTACTAATGTATCGTGCGTGTTGTGTTTCAGCGTCCGTTCTCGACTTTCGCGAAAGCCGTTGAACAGATTCATTGAATGAACAATGTTTGCTTCAAGGCAGTGTTATAGTTGGACGAAAGCCGGACTTTGCTGTTCACGATTCGTGTTCGGAGACCGGCTTGTGTATCCTTCTTTGATCAGCAAGAAAAGGGCGATAGCATTTTATCAAGCAGCGAGCGAACGGGTAACCAACCAGTCGATCGACTGGTCGACCGGTCGACCTAACGACGTAACAACCGAACGGACTCGACTCGCTTTTACGCCGCTCTTTCACCTTTCATAGCATTCAAGCATGGAAGTCGGTAGACGATTCGGCAACTATTTCTAACTTTTCAATCGAATTTAATCCGTTTCTCATCTTTTTCAATCATTCTTTTCTACACGTTTATTTATCCTTTTGGTTTCTCCGTTCTTTCATTTCTTTTATTTCGTTTGACGTTATATAACATATACGATTCACCACACTTATTTCTTTCAATTCTTCGCCaattcaatttttcatttttctattCTTACCTTACCGAGGTCATCTCTGGAATTTCAACGCACACTCGGCTTCGTTGCGACCTGATAATCACGGAATGCGCGTTTCACGGTAAAATCACCGTCGATGCTTGTCCGTTTCTTAACCAACGCGTCGGCGTTGTCGATGATCGAGTTCACGCTGAGTAAACGcgagaaatttaaataaatgcaCTATTCTCGAAACATCATCAAGTTAATTGTATTTACTTATGCGTAAATTTGTCGAAACTCTTAATTATTGAGTCACTTATGTACTTGTACTTTCATTCAATCATACGGAATATAAACCTTCGGGATGCGGTGCTCGATCGTGAGTATGATAATTTTACAATTCAACTTTATGGTCTCGATCAATTAAGTACGATATAATACTGTGCAGAGTTTTTCAGCGTATGCGAAATATTCATAGAATTTGTACTCGCGCTTTCATATGAACAAGATCAGCTATTTAGGCTTAAAGTGAGATAGGCTGGAAGGAAGGACAGCATCTTTGAGTTGGAAACACagcgtgagagagagagagaggggtggGGTGGGGGTTGGAGAGAGAAGTTCTCGCTTTCTTCTCTGTTTCAGTTGTCTACGGTTGGTTAGCATTCTCGACCTTCATAATATAATACTCATGCTCGCTTCGAAACAGGTACGATTACATTGTAATTATATTATTACCGTTGTTTGTTCAACTTCAGAATACGCATCACATGTGTTGTTGCAACTGAAGCTTGATTCCTTCGCATTTGACTATACGCAATCTTGTCTTCAAGAATATTAGCGTAGAATATAATCTATACTCTAGACAGAATCGCATTATCGATCTCCGGTTCGACCAAACGACGACCCAAATGTTCCAAACTCTGTATCCGTCGTACCTCACTGACTACGACTTCTACTCTAGCGCGGTAAAAAGAACTTTGATTCCGGGCTATATCGTTTCTTTTTATGTCGATCGAGCTATTGCCATTCTCAGTTCCTCGTCAACAGCAGCGTTTGACAGAATGGTGGAAGGAAGAGatggagggggggggggggtcgaAGAGGGAGGAAAAGAAGGAAGAGGAGGGGTCGCAGTGGAACGGAGCGGAACAGAACGAATCCAAAGGATCGAATCGTTTCAGATCGGATCGCATAGCTTTGTAACATGGGGAAAGGGCGGAAAGAGACCAGAATGATCGGTAGATCAGTGGGGGAAAGAGACATAGGCCGTATTCTTTCAACGTGGACACGTACGAACGTGAAAGTAACTCTCTTACAGTTCAGTGGGGTCCGTACACTGTCGTTGGTGTTTTATGGTATCGGTGGTCCCGTCGTTCACCACGAAACTCGAAAGACACGGTGGCGGTGCACCGACGCGTACAGCTGCTGTGCATTTCGCGCGGCAATCGAGAGACGAGCGATAGCGAAACAGTTTCTCAAACGAGAAACGGTAAGAGCGAGTATAGGGGGTGATCGTAGAAGCTTGTCGCATCACCCGGTGTCCTCATCCAGGCGAATCGACACCGGCAGTCTTACTAAACGTAACGCGAAAGCCATCGAACTCTATCGGTGTTGCAAAAGCAAAAGGAGAACGTCTGGCGGCGGCAGGAGACAACAAGGGCGCATCGATCAGGATCATCGGTTCACGGGACAAATAGGAAGAAATCGAAAGAAAATCTCTCGTTTCGAGAGACAACGTGcacttttttatttttcgtCGATCACCGTTTcgtattttcatttttctttcgtCCTTCCCCGTCCATTCATTCAAACTGTACCGAAAAAGCACGGATAATCCCAATAGAAGAAAAAAGAACGAAAGGTAGTGTTGTTGATTGTCTTCTAGAAAAAGATCAAATGAACGATAAAAGAAGATAAAAAAAGTGATACGACATTTGAACGACCAGCAAATGATAACTTTGCTCTAACCAAAGGGAAAGAGAAGAAGTAATTAGCGGGCCGAAACGCAGGATCAAGAAAAAGAAGCGCTAAACGTTACTTCGATACTCGATTAGTCAGCGTACCTTTGTGATTTTTGAAAACCAGCAGAAGGAAAACGCGTGTATGGAAAATTAACGTCGCAGCCCTAAACAGAATCGACTCGCAAAGGTGGTGGTCGGTCGTCGTTAGGTAGTGATACGATAAACGACAAACGGATTTCATAATTCGTCGAAAAACAATAGCCTCCTCATTGAATCTGGTTACAAACTTTTTTCATAGGAAGTGACTCGCGCTACTTGTTGCGATTTCCCATTAGTGAAAATTGTCTCATCCGATAGTTTGGTTGTTTTCCAAGCAAATGGATGTTTCGTTCGATGGCAAGAGGAACTCTTTGCACGCGAACCACTAATCGAATGCAAAGCAATCTTCGTCGAGTGTATCGGTACGTGTCTTTAAAATCGGGTATCTTTATtccgtttctttttttaatcatTTCTTCTACTTCTACCTCTCCTCCTTTTTCTGTTTTTCTGTGTCTCCCTCcccatcttcttcttcttctttttctacttcttcttcttcgtcttcttctATCGTTCCTTCGTCATCGACGGCATCGTAATTGCTCTGTACGTCGTCAGCTTCCTTGTCTCTATCGTATCCCCTTATTTCTCTTCAACTTTCGATTATGAGAGAGGCTATAATCATTACCACGTGCCTATTGGGTTTCGTGTTTGCTGGAAGTCCTAGACTGCCCAGGACATCTGCCGACGAGCGTAATAGTACTCGTAATATCAGTAACAATGGAGTCAACGTCACTGGAAACACGATTCCGACATCTGCCACCCGCAATTCTCCACGCAACAGGTAAGTAGCTCGTATGTCG
The sequence above is a segment of the Calliopsis andreniformis isolate RMS-2024a chromosome 3, iyCalAndr_principal, whole genome shotgun sequence genome. Coding sequences within it:
- the LOC143188730 gene encoding uncharacterized protein LOC143188730; translated protein: MLHLIPIRLLIPSLSISHPNSSRSSRSSSSSSSSNNNYNSSSSSSSSCSSSCSSGSSSISGDGGGGGSSSSRISSSNSNSSSSTSSSSSSGNSSSSSSSSSSSSSSSSSSSNSSSSSSSSSSSSSSSSIVVVYSSFETNNSTILF
- the LOC143188946 gene encoding uncharacterized protein LOC143188946 isoform X1, translating into MAYRGVKGSDPFVSKTSRNERFAQMSKQEQIIQQKKLEIQAKMQEQKAKEAVESMKKTSAVVPNSISNKVSSIKKQEEKSVVSQTVNLFANDGSFLDQFKKIASNKGSGRTESSFSTKSEEKRENKSDEDAKEKERRRNNDKNRDWENRRDRRRGDTRWEKNSNKRHSSSSSPSPTRRPASRSPETRRSFTQLPSNIQRMQHSQQQGFVSRNGNPSLVPSLVSQSIMHLTGIPPPNMRNLVTNVPPPNLTRMPPPKNMSNAYLGIDDRTGDPRIQISSPHTIHPPPPVQIVPHNTNIPPPNMHVSRTIPPNLQNLPPPPLPHPSVSSSSSSLSSLTSLSSSVPVCPSSSSSTCSTPSSSLTSSSLASSSSSSLTSSSSSSSTSSSLSSLSTSSSSSSSSSSTSLLSSSSSSSSSSLSSSSLSSSSSSSSSSSSSSSSSSTTSFRSPSASSTPVASVTQQHVISSGRQCGIPPPATLQPTNLPPPNIPPPNLLSTITQIPPSMMPIPNSQTNHQTIVVSLPNASNMSNVPPLNVIPSVMSAPPPVHGVPSNINSVPPPNLNIPPPNIPPPPIIQNTGPTPPPMISTTYPLPNRVTQVPPLGPPNIQVPPPVRPPMADLQATDQLVCPVEAEQLARIVADCGDEIEQEAREKNAQDPKLWFLHQKQSAAYMQYRGLVAKLRAEKTVKEIKDSGAELYCPEDALSDNEDGEQDHVNKHVSFEDQSKEENKEERKRKRRSRWGDPDSRIIIPEVNMLSVRKQSGGLSQPGIAIPGQIGQAAVIIPSAAKVQQTKAKNPMLTKVSRNDPALIQYARQTFGTLDLTEEQWKKAEDHYKINLLYQNLLKKREELKRLEAQGKHKYEYDSDEETEGGTWEHKLRSAEMEATQMWAEELTAQAEGKHHIGDFLPPDELKKFMEQYNAVKQGKEPDLSDYKEYKLKEDNIGFQMLQKLGWSEGQGLGSEGNGRTEPINKATNRFDSAGLGSEKPDGVSRDDDEFDAYRKRMMLAYRFRPNPLNNPRRPYY
- the LOC143188946 gene encoding uncharacterized protein LOC143188946 isoform X2 gives rise to the protein MAYRGVKGSDPFVSKTSRNERFAQMSKQEQIIQQKKLEIQAKMQEQKAKEAVESMKKTSAVVPNSISNKVSSIKKQEEKSVVSQTVNLFANDGSFLDQFKKIASNKGSGRTESSFSTKSEEKRENKSDEDAKEKERRRNNDKNRDWENRRDRRRGDTRWEKNSNKRHSSSSSPSPTRRPASRSPETRRSFTQLPSNIQRMQHSQQQGFVSRNGNPSLVPSLVSQSIMHLTGIPPPNMRNLVTNVPPPNLTRMPPPKNMSNAYLGIDDRTGDPRIQISSPHTIHPPPPVQIVPHNTNIPPPNMHVSRTIPPNLQNLPPPPLPHPSVSSSSSSLSSLTSLSSSVPVCPSSSSSTCSTPSSSLTSSSLASSSSSSLTSSSSSSSTSSSLSSLSTSSSSSSSSSSTSLLSSSSSSSSSSLSSSSLSSSSSSSSSSSSSSSSSSTTSFRSPSASSTPVASVTQQHVISSGRQCGIPPPATLQPTNLPPPNIPPPNLLSTITQIPPSMMPIPNSQTNHQTIVVSLPNASNMSNVPPLNVIPSVMSAPPPVHGVPSNINSVPPPNLNIPPPNIPPPPIIQNTGPTPPPMISTTYPLPNRVTQVPPLGPPNIQVPPPVRPPMADLQATDQLEAEQLARIVADCGDEIEQEAREKNAQDPKLWFLHQKQSAAYMQYRGLVAKLRAEKTVKEIKDSGAELYCPEDALSDNEDGEQDHVNKHVSFEDQSKEENKEERKRKRRSRWGDPDSRIIIPEVNMLSVRKQSGGLSQPGIAIPGQIGQAAVIIPSAAKVQQTKAKNPMLTKVSRNDPALIQYARQTFGTLDLTEEQWKKAEDHYKINLLYQNLLKKREELKRLEAQGKHKYEYDSDEETEGGTWEHKLRSAEMEATQMWAEELTAQAEGKHHIGDFLPPDELKKFMEQYNAVKQGKEPDLSDYKEYKLKEDNIGFQMLQKLGWSEGQGLGSEGNGRTEPINKATNRFDSAGLGSEKPDGVSRDDDEFDAYRKRMMLAYRFRPNPLNNPRRPYY